The Solea solea chromosome 15, fSolSol10.1, whole genome shotgun sequence genome segment AGGTGTCATCACTGCCTGTTTTACATATATTGTCCACTTGATGGCGCAGTAGAGGAAGTGAAATTATATTATTTCTTCTCCAGTTTATTATGTTCTAAAGAGTGTGCAGCTGAATTTGGTCCTGGCAGAAATGCAGGTCTGTGATATAAAGTTCTGCCTACATAAAAATGACTCAGCCCGAGTTTGAACCcagaaataacacaataataataataataataataataataccaataataaaacaaatgagcGGTTCCTGAAGCAAAATATTCCATGATAATGAACACCACCATTCAtgcatcattcatttaaaaaacattttatctcTATGTTCATGGACCAGCGGATCACAGGTgtcaatgaacacatgaacgatGACTGAGTGACACCACAGTCCCTGCTCTCACCCGTACAACAGTCCGCTAGAGGGCGTCTGTCTTCACCCAAACATTCCTGCATCGTCACTCTCCGTTAACTTTGAGCCGAGCTAAAGGCTAACTCCGACCGGAAGTTCGTGTCCAGCTTCACCTGTTTTCGTTCCTGTTTCTTTTACTCCACACACCGATGAAAGCTAACGTGTGCTAACATGAGCTAACGAGAGCTAGCGGAGAATAGCTGGAGCTAACGCGCTCGGATGCTAACAGTGTTGCTAGCAGTGTTAACAGCAGACGCGTCACTTCCGGAGTTGactaaaataaacatgacataATAAACAGAGCGAGAcgtttaaatatgaataaagacTACatacagtttgttgttgttagcaTTCAATCTGTAAACATGGAAGTCTCACCTCGGCCCCGCCCCCAGGTCGTATGGCAAGTCACCAGGGACACCTTCATCTTCCCCGGAGATGTTTGGCGCTTGGCGAACATCGTATTACCGCCACCTACCGGCAGAAACTGTGAACCAGAAGAGGagtagtaaataaataaatcttcatcgaagtccacagagaaaatcagtgattttgccggtcctctgctgcctcgtgtggtcaatttgtgtcactgacgtatATCTAAATTAAATGCTGAATTttactaaataaaacatttgacatttagtgatggaggcagcagtggatcaacaactcctgtgtgtctgtgtgtgtgtgtgtgtgtgtgtgtgtgtgtgagagtgagtgatttacaaacttcagtttaacagtgagatgaagacgtgaacaagtcttttgtttattttcctcttgtgTCTCGGCTGTCAGCCATTTGTGTTTGAGACGCAAACACAAATGGCTGCCAAACTATTCAAATCTGAACTCACAAAGTtcaaatttgttattttgttacttcagtgtttgaaaaaaatggTGCTCCGATTGTGTCCCCCACAAGCGTttctatattttaaaatatacatcTGAGGTTATCATTTGACTGTGCTTGGATGTATAAAGCTGATTTTAGCCAGTTTCCAAAGACTCAGATAAAGATGATTATAACCAGAGACTTAACTGATAAATCTAACATCTACGCACACGTtcatgtcttcatctcactgttaaactgaaCTCTGTAACGCACTCTGCTTGTGTTCTGTAACTGTGGTGAAAGTGCATCTCGAGTCACTGAAGGTTTTCATTGACTTATTTGTAACTCCGTTATTTTAAGATCACATGGTTCTAaaccttcacttcacttcatcaGCTGCAGGTTGATTTTATTAAAAGGCCATGTTTGTCCAGAACAACAGACTttcaacaacaactacaaacaaccaggtcaaaggtcaaagtctTTATTCTCTGAACTTGTGTGATTTGTCAAAGTTGATTTCGTAATGAAAAATAGAATCAGTCACAGCAGGAGATTTAGAGTGTGCTTCAGTCACTGGAGGTGAAACCtttaacacaaacatcacagtttcATGAGGTCTGTGGAGATTCTCATTACATAAATTAACCCATGAATCACAAACAGATTTCTAGATTTTCTTTATCTTCTTCTGTCGTCAAAGtttgtggtgaacacatgaacgtaaCTCTGACTCCGCCGTGTTCTATCAACACAAACTCTGTCTCTGTAGATCATTATTAACCTTTTTATTGTGGGTTTTTTAAACTCTGCCTGGACCtcaaaatatattattattgttccatTTGTAGTTCAGAGGTCGTTCCTCACTAGTGTTCTTTTCCCTCTTGTAATGTTTGAACATAATAATACGGTAAATAATATGAATGTTTCTTTtactttacatgtttttgtgtttgaccaATAACAGGGGAGCTCTTAAAAATAAGTATTGATggtaattttatatttttgtttataaacAGTAGAGTTGTGTGGGACCAGGAAGcagtttttacattaaatgagtaataaagtgttttcttttaacatatttacatgtggaatatctgggaaatcattttcatcagtgttctattgttttattataaatgtgcaaataaaccAATTAAACCAATAAATGATTCTGTCACGACCGTTGACTGTCGCAGGACAAACTGTCCACTCTCCAGAAGATGAATTCACCTCTGACCTTCACATCTACAGATGTCTGATGGATGAAGGCCAAACCCCATCAAGAAATCTACAAATCTATTTGCTACAGATTCAGAGACATTttgagacacagggacagaatGTCCTTTCCATGTGGACCATCACGTGACAAAGAATTACTCATTTATAAATCTTTTTCCACGGCCACGCGGTTTCTCCTCTGAATGGACCATCATGTGACTGTTCAGATTTGACTTCATTGTAAATCTTCTCCCACAGACGTCACAGCTGaatggtttctctcctgtgtggacCATCATGTGACTGGTCAGATTTGACTTCAGTGTAAATCTTCTCCCACAGACGTCACAGCTGaatggtttctctcctgtgtggacCATCATGTGGGTCTTAAAACAACTCTTCTGTATAAATCTTCTCCCACAGACGTCACAGCTGAagggtttctctcctgtgtggacCATCATGTGGGTCTTAAAACAACTCTTCTGTATAAATCTTTTCCCACAGATGTCGCAGCCGCACGGTTTCTCTCCCGTGTGGACCATCATGTGGATCTTCAGAGAACTCTTTTGTGTGAACCTCTTCCCACAAACATCGCAGCAACACGACTCCTCCTCCGTGTGGACCATCATGTGTCTTTTAAGATTCGACTTTTTGGTAAATTTTTTCCCACAAACGTCGCAGCTGCACGGTTTGTCTCCGGTGTGGACCATCATGTGACTGTTCAGATTACCCTTCTTTGTGAATCTTTTCCCACAGACGTCACAGCGACACGGTCTCTCCCCTGTGTGGACCATCATGTGTCTCTTAAGAATGGACTTCAGTGTAAATCTTCTCCCACAGACGTCACAGCTGAagggtttctctcctgtgtggacCATCATGTGGGTCTTAAAACAACTCTTCTGTATAAATCTTTTCCCACAGACATCACAGCTGAATGGTTTCTCTCCCGTGTGGACCATCATGTGGGTCTTCAGAATAGACCTCTTGGCAAATGTTTTCCCACAGATGTCACAGCCACAgagtttctctcctgtgtgaggCTGACGTTGGTCAGGAGCTCTGGTCTCCTCCAAACCATCGTCCTCACTGTCTTCAGTCTCAGACGAGTTTGAAGTCTCGTTGTCTTCTTTATCGGAGTGAAGATGATCATCTCCATCAGTGTCTGGAGGCTCCACCTCTCTGCTGTCCTCAGGTTGACTTTGATGAAGCTGTGAGGACTGAAGTTCGTCCTCATCGTCTTCCGTCTTCACGTGGACGATAGAGAGCGAGAACTTGTTGCCATGGACCTCCTGATTGGTCCAGAGATCTTGCTGTTCCTCTGTGATGTGAGGACTCTCTGGGTCATCTTCAGTTTTCACTTGAACAACAGTGAGTGAGAACTTTCCATCATCAGCCTCCTCCGTGTCATGaagctgctcttcctcctgaTTGGCCCAGAGATCTTCGTGTTCCTCTTTGATGTGAGGACTCTCTGGGTCATCTTCAGTTTTCACTTGAACAACATTGAGTGAGAACTTTCCATCATCAGCCTCCTCCGTGTCATGaagctgctcttcctcctgaTTGGCCCAGAGATCTTCCTGTTCCTCTTTAATGTGAGGATTCTCTGGCTCCTCCTGATCTGGACGGGTCATCATCTCATTGTGAAGCTCTTCTTTGATCGGCAGCAGATGTTGGACGTCTGcaggagacaaacaaacacacacacagtgtattaatgtgtgttaacgtgtaaacaaacaaatgcaagtTATTGTCACAAGTCAATGAAAATATGAACTCTACATCAATCGAATACAAAGTGTCTCACTCACACCTTCACTCAGAGGGTGAATGAACCATTCGACTCTGTagacaagaaataaaacagatacTGTGATACTAACACTTTCATGCATTAGCTTGTTTGCTTTGATGCTTTTCACAGTAAAACTGATCAACTTTCATTAGTTTTAATACAAGTAAAATGTTCTGTTATTTATAATTGTCTGAATTTAGATGAAAATAGGTAAATTCTGCGTTTTTAGAgggcctttattttgaaattccaaATGtgtcgcttttattttgaaattgcacGCGCTCGCTGTAACGTCTAGtccatatatacattttaacattaacacacattacaacactgatgtGTGTGCGTTGCATCATCTCCATCTCACCTGTTGAACAGTCCGCTAGAGGGCGTCTGTCTTCACGAGCCTCTCTGTTCCTTCGTTAGCTTTGAGCCGAGCTAACGGCTAACACTGAGTGTCCTGCTTCACCTGTTTCTGCTGTGTGAGCTAACATGAGCTATCATGAGCTAA includes the following:
- the LOC131474307 gene encoding zinc finger protein 271-like; the encoded protein is MKSCDPVFFYVQHLLPIKEELHNEMMTRPDQEEPENPHIKEEQEDLWANQEEEQLHDTEEADDGKFSLNVVQVKTEDDPESPHIKEEHEDLWANQEEEQLHDTEEADDGKFSLTVVQVKTEDDPESPHITEEQQDLWTNQEVHGNKFSLSIVHVKTEDDEDELQSSQLHQSQPEDSREVEPPDTDGDDHLHSDKEDNETSNSSETEDSEDDGLEETRAPDQRQPHTGEKLCGCDICGKTFAKRSILKTHMMVHTGEKPFSCDVCGKRFIQKSCFKTHMMVHTGEKPFSCDVCGRRFTLKSILKRHMMVHTGERPCRCDVCGKRFTKKGNLNSHMMVHTGDKPCSCDVCGKKFTKKSNLKRHMMVHTEEESCCCDVCGKRFTQKSSLKIHMMVHTGEKPCGCDICGKRFIQKSCFKTHMMVHTGEKPFSCDVCGRRFIQKSCFKTHMMVHTGEKPFSCDVCGRRFTLKSNLTSHMMVHTGEKPFSCDVCGRRFTMKSNLNSHMMVHSEEKPRGRGKRFINEPHETVMFVLKVSPPVTEAHSKSPAPAKSLIFSVDFDEDLFIYYSSSGSQFLPVGGGNTMFAKRQTSPGKMKVSLVTCHTTWGRGRDVQHLLLIKEELHTEMMTRPDQEEPESPHIKEEQEDLWTNQEEEQLHDTEEADDGKFSLTVVQVKTEDDSESPHIKEEQEDLWTNQEVHGNKDSLSIVHVKTEEDEDELQSSQLYRSQPEDSREAEPPDIDGDDHLHFDKEDNETSDSCETEDSEDYEKETRAPDQRQPHRHKQRVSTGEKPFVCDVCGKRFTTKSYAKRHMVVHTGEKPISCEICGKIFTQNSSLTTHMMVHTGEKPCRCEVCGKRFRRKGNLEDHMMVHTGEKLCRCHVCGLEITNKSNLNRHMMVHSGEELFCCDVCGKRFTQNSSLKTHMMIHTGEKPYGCVVCGKRFTIKSNLNRHTTVHSEERSCRCDVCGKRFTQKRCLTTHMLVHKEERPCQCSVCGKRFTLKSFLKRHMMIHTGEKPFSCDVCGKSFTMKGNLNTHMMVHTGDKPCRCDVCGKKIVKKSNLQKHMKTHTEEL